A genomic region of Catalinimonas niigatensis contains the following coding sequences:
- a CDS encoding zinc-dependent alcohol dehydrogenase family protein, which translates to MKAALLNEFGSFESFKLSEIPTPKPKFDEVLVKVLASSVNPLDYQVRRGDYKNELTLPVITGHDISGVIVEIGPGVENFKVGDEVYYSPEIFNGQGSYAQYHCAHQSIIGLKPKNISHLEAATLPLAAGTAWEMLVTRAQLKINQTILIHGGAGGVGIPTIQIAKAMGATVFTTARKVHHPFLLELGADYVIDYENEDYIQAINQLTNNKGVDVIIDTIGGNTLSDSGKILSQLGQVVTLVDIEKPQNLVAAWGKNATYHFVFTRQSRNKLEELTKLVENKKLKPVLTKTFSLSDVGKAHQLLETKAGDDNFYGKISIEIEH; encoded by the coding sequence ATGAAAGCAGCCCTATTAAATGAATTTGGGTCTTTTGAAAGTTTTAAACTTTCAGAAATACCAACACCAAAACCAAAATTTGATGAAGTTTTAGTAAAGGTTCTTGCCTCTTCCGTCAATCCTTTGGATTATCAAGTCCGTCGTGGAGATTATAAAAATGAATTAACCTTACCTGTTATTACAGGACACGATATCTCAGGTGTAATCGTGGAAATTGGCCCCGGTGTTGAAAATTTTAAAGTCGGTGATGAAGTTTATTATTCACCTGAAATTTTTAATGGACAAGGAAGCTATGCGCAATATCACTGTGCTCACCAATCTATCATTGGACTAAAACCTAAAAACATAAGCCACTTAGAAGCTGCAACGCTTCCATTAGCTGCCGGTACTGCGTGGGAAATGCTTGTTACAAGAGCACAACTTAAAATTAACCAGACTATATTGATTCATGGAGGTGCAGGTGGAGTGGGAATACCAACCATTCAAATTGCTAAAGCTATGGGAGCAACTGTATTTACGACAGCGAGAAAAGTTCACCACCCGTTTCTTCTTGAGTTGGGCGCCGATTATGTCATTGACTACGAAAATGAAGACTACATTCAGGCGATTAATCAATTAACTAACAATAAAGGAGTAGATGTAATCATTGATACTATTGGGGGCAACACGCTTTCTGATAGTGGAAAAATACTGAGCCAGTTGGGACAAGTAGTTACCTTGGTTGATATTGAGAAGCCACAAAACCTGGTTGCAGCCTGGGGGAAAAATGCAACCTATCATTTTGTTTTTACCAGACAAAGTAGAAATAAACTAGAGGAACTGACTAAGCTCGTGGAAAACAAAAAACTAAAGCCTGTTTTAACCAAAACTTTTTCGTTATCAGATGTTGGTAAAGCTCACCAGCTTTTAGAAACAAAAGCTGGTGATGATAATTTCTATGGTAAAATTTCCATAGAAATTGAACATTAA
- a CDS encoding Dps family protein → MEAKIGIQATHLDEVALILCNILADEFLLYTKTRNAHWNIEGPDFYSKHKFFESQYKQLDEFIDKVAERIRTLGHYAPATLREYLKLTHFSEHMRAENNSLDFIKELLSDHESLIIQLRGHINTMNEVFKDLGTGDFITGLLEMHEKMAWMLRAHLK, encoded by the coding sequence ATGGAAGCGAAAATTGGCATTCAAGCTACTCATCTGGACGAGGTAGCACTCATACTGTGCAACATTTTAGCCGATGAATTTTTACTGTATACTAAAACAAGAAACGCACACTGGAATATAGAAGGTCCTGACTTTTACTCCAAACATAAATTCTTTGAAAGTCAGTATAAACAGTTAGATGAATTTATAGACAAGGTAGCAGAGCGCATTCGTACTTTAGGTCATTACGCGCCTGCCACTTTGAGAGAATATCTGAAGCTCACCCATTTCAGTGAACATATGAGAGCGGAAAATAACAGTCTCGACTTTATCAAGGAATTACTTAGCGATCATGAAAGTCTTATCATACAGCTTAGAGGACATATCAATACCATGAATGAAGTCTTCAAAGATCTGGGAACTGGTGATTTTATTACAGGTTTGCTTGAGATGCATGAAAAAATGGCCTGGATGCTGAGAGCTCATTTGAAATAA
- a CDS encoding helix-turn-helix domain-containing protein: MNTITKFIDSQNYQERNKPSLALNKFQASMPFEIHTIDWMKHNRWQQKHQPSKQQRFEIIWIKQGSGTLQVDLNKIKIVKNAIYGISPGQLHLIEETRDLKGISISFSIDFVGLLDHSYELIYNTGIFNSFSQSPIVHQCKGEEMIEIVDKMIKEFDNYFLFRAEILKRYLQIFLIYLARQNKNPNHQNVQLNHIHLVNKFLNLLDKNYTSKKLVGDYAAELCITPSYMNEIVKKATGIPASEHIKKRIILEAKRQALYTKASMKEIAFNLGFTDPSHFSKFFKNACHVNFSKFKNELMMS, translated from the coding sequence ATGAATACAATTACAAAATTTATAGATTCTCAAAATTACCAAGAGAGAAACAAGCCTTCGTTAGCTTTAAATAAATTTCAGGCATCGATGCCGTTTGAAATTCATACCATTGATTGGATGAAGCATAACCGTTGGCAGCAAAAGCACCAGCCATCAAAACAACAAAGATTTGAAATCATATGGATAAAGCAGGGAAGTGGTACACTCCAGGTGGATCTAAATAAAATAAAAATTGTGAAAAACGCTATCTATGGCATTTCTCCTGGGCAACTGCATTTGATAGAAGAAACACGAGATTTGAAGGGAATTTCTATTTCTTTCTCAATAGATTTTGTTGGTTTACTAGATCATAGTTATGAACTCATATATAATACAGGCATCTTCAACTCCTTTTCACAGTCACCCATAGTTCATCAATGTAAAGGAGAGGAAATGATTGAAATTGTGGATAAGATGATAAAGGAGTTTGACAATTACTTCTTATTTAGAGCTGAAATTTTAAAGAGATACTTGCAAATTTTTTTAATTTATTTGGCACGTCAGAACAAGAATCCAAACCATCAAAATGTTCAATTAAATCATATACACCTGGTAAATAAATTTTTAAATCTCTTAGATAAAAATTATACATCTAAAAAACTTGTGGGAGATTATGCAGCAGAACTTTGCATTACACCAAGTTATATGAATGAAATTGTAAAAAAGGCAACTGGAATACCAGCCAGTGAACACATAAAAAAGCGTATCATCCTAGAGGCTAAACGTCAGGCCCTTTATACAAAGGCAAGTATGAAGGAAATCGCCTTCAATCTTGGTTTTACTGATCCTTCTCATTTTAGTAAGTTTTTCAAAAATGCCTGTCACGTGAATTTTAGCAAATTCAAAAATGAATTGATGATGTCCTGA
- a CDS encoding GNAT family N-acetyltransferase produces MITKEYSNGEVSIVWKPEKCIHSGICVKTLPKVYNPKERPWIKAENASSEEIIRQVSKCPSGALSIRQESKTMVKIDREDNGKKGRFVIYANDTFAGEMTYVWAGESRFIIDHTGIEENFIGRGLGKQLVMKAVAYARNNDLKILPLCPFAKKVFDKDKGLEDVRA; encoded by the coding sequence ATGATAACCAAAGAGTATTCAAACGGAGAAGTAAGCATTGTATGGAAACCCGAAAAGTGCATCCACTCGGGAATATGTGTCAAGACCTTGCCGAAGGTGTACAACCCCAAAGAAAGACCCTGGATCAAAGCAGAAAACGCAAGCTCGGAAGAAATTATCAGACAAGTTTCAAAATGCCCTTCGGGAGCATTAAGTATTAGACAGGAGAGTAAGACCATGGTAAAAATAGATAGAGAAGATAACGGAAAAAAAGGACGCTTTGTCATCTACGCAAATGATACATTCGCCGGTGAAATGACCTATGTGTGGGCGGGGGAATCTAGATTTATTATTGACCATACTGGTATTGAGGAAAATTTTATTGGAAGAGGACTGGGTAAGCAATTGGTCATGAAAGCAGTAGCATACGCCCGAAACAACGATCTGAAAATACTGCCGCTGTGTCCTTTCGCAAAAAAAGTATTTGACAAAGACAAGGGACTTGAAGATGTCCGTGCATGA
- a CDS encoding type I glyceraldehyde-3-phosphate dehydrogenase: MKKIAIYGFGRIGRQCLKVALQNQLFVPEAIADVKDESTLAALFEVDTVYGRWKNSVKGTQGSITIGEKSISYYNSAQEIPDWADLGVELVIDCSGRSTTRTGANLHLERGAKLVLMSAPPKSLEDCDAVLLKGINLENFDPITHRIVSTGSCTTNGLAPVVKVIRENFGIQYGVFSTVHSYTNSQSLTDQPMNDRRDSWAAAENIIPSSSGAARALGFIWKDLQITGKAYRIPTRTGSIAELNLVTEKPCTVEEVNQAFRKAASEAPLKGVMDVLEEAWSSARIVGDSHSSIIDLPLTQRQGGILSVASWYDNEWSFANRLAEVAAFMASKGSLKSI, translated from the coding sequence ATGAAAAAAATTGCCATATATGGGTTCGGCCGCATAGGCCGCCAATGCCTGAAAGTAGCTTTACAAAATCAATTATTCGTTCCAGAGGCTATCGCTGATGTAAAAGATGAATCTACATTAGCTGCTCTTTTTGAAGTAGATACGGTATATGGCCGGTGGAAGAATAGTGTGAAAGGAACACAGGGATCTATCACTATTGGGGAAAAATCCATTTCTTATTACAATTCAGCTCAGGAAATACCTGACTGGGCAGACCTGGGAGTAGAACTGGTCATTGATTGCAGCGGTAGATCTACAACCCGTACAGGGGCTAATTTACATCTTGAAAGAGGAGCAAAACTGGTACTGATGAGTGCGCCGCCCAAATCTCTAGAAGATTGTGATGCTGTACTACTGAAAGGAATTAATCTGGAAAATTTCGACCCTATCACACACCGGATTGTGAGCACAGGCAGTTGTACTACTAATGGCCTGGCACCGGTGGTAAAAGTAATACGTGAAAATTTCGGTATTCAATATGGTGTATTCTCTACGGTACATTCCTATACCAACAGCCAGTCGCTTACCGATCAGCCGATGAATGACAGGCGTGACTCATGGGCAGCCGCTGAAAACATTATCCCCTCTTCTTCCGGAGCGGCCAGAGCTTTGGGATTTATCTGGAAAGATCTGCAAATCACAGGCAAAGCTTACCGTATACCGACCCGCACAGGCAGTATTGCCGAACTGAATTTGGTGACCGAAAAACCCTGCACCGTGGAAGAAGTAAATCAGGCTTTCCGTAAGGCTGCTTCGGAGGCTCCACTCAAAGGAGTTATGGATGTGCTGGAGGAAGCCTGGTCATCTGCCAGGATTGTGGGAGACTCCCATTCCTCGATCATTGATTTGCCCCTCACCCAAAGGCAGGGAGGTATCCTATCGGTTGCTTCCTGGTATGATAATGAATGGAGCTTTGCCAATCGCCTGGCAGAAGTAGCAGCTTTTATGGCTTCAAAGGGATCTCTCAAAAGTATTTAA
- a CDS encoding Crp/Fnr family transcriptional regulator: MSSTDLKTYLTSNLNIDETEISLIVENCTVKKVKKDQFLLREKEICKHGFFVEQGLLRQFSVDKKGKEHIISFAPENWFMTDRESAYFNQPSAYFIQALEDSQVAVIDESFAQLLSKKFPEFTEFNNRLLHNHIRHLQKRINLLLSAPAEDRYLQFVAMYPDILLRVPQTMVASYLGITPESLSRVRKELAQKNFMK, translated from the coding sequence ATGAGCAGTACCGATTTAAAAACATATCTGACGTCAAATCTCAATATTGATGAAACGGAAATTTCATTAATAGTAGAAAACTGCACTGTCAAAAAAGTTAAAAAAGATCAATTCCTTTTGCGTGAAAAAGAAATCTGCAAGCATGGCTTCTTTGTAGAACAAGGACTATTGAGGCAATTCTCGGTTGATAAGAAAGGGAAGGAACATATCATTTCATTTGCCCCCGAAAACTGGTTTATGACCGACCGAGAAAGTGCTTATTTCAATCAGCCATCTGCCTATTTTATCCAGGCACTGGAAGACAGCCAGGTAGCCGTGATAGATGAAAGTTTTGCTCAATTGCTCTCCAAGAAATTCCCGGAATTTACAGAATTCAACAATCGGTTGCTTCACAATCATATCCGTCATCTACAGAAAAGGATTAACCTGTTGTTGAGCGCCCCGGCCGAAGACCGCTATCTGCAATTTGTAGCCATGTACCCTGATATCCTTTTAAGGGTTCCTCAGACTATGGTAGCCTCCTACCTGGGTATTACACCCGAAAGTTTAAGCCGTGTTCGCAAGGAGTTAGCTCAGAAAAACTTCATGAAGTAG
- a CDS encoding cupin domain-containing protein, which translates to MSQTFWLFGTHLRILADEHQTNSTYDLIEGQFPANMETPLHLHSKYAEQIYVLEGEFTVYTNKEKITLTPGEHFFILPHTPHVVAASDQQVNRALTIASPSGFAKLIRTVGIPGSDATQPPDTPNDMGLFIELSKETGDVILGSPGARP; encoded by the coding sequence ATGTCTCAAACATTTTGGTTATTTGGCACTCACCTCCGTATTCTGGCAGATGAGCATCAAACAAATTCAACGTATGATCTGATAGAAGGACAATTTCCGGCCAACATGGAAACTCCTTTACACCTGCATTCAAAATATGCTGAACAGATTTATGTGCTGGAAGGAGAATTTACTGTCTATACCAACAAAGAGAAAATTACCCTCACCCCTGGCGAACATTTCTTTATTCTTCCTCATACGCCTCATGTAGTGGCAGCTTCCGATCAACAAGTAAACCGGGCCCTTACCATTGCCTCTCCCAGTGGGTTTGCAAAGTTGATCCGTACCGTGGGCATTCCTGGTTCAGATGCCACCCAGCCACCAGATACTCCTAACGACATGGGATTGTTTATTGAGCTTTCTAAAGAAACCGGTGACGTAATTTTAGGTTCGCCTGGTGCCAGGCCTTAG
- a CDS encoding LLM class flavin-dependent oxidoreductase, whose protein sequence is MEIGIDSFASAMYGSSLSSADAMGQLLDRIVRADEAGLDVFGIGEHHKKEFLDSAPAVILAAAAARTKQIRLNSAVKVLSTDDPVRVYQSFATLDLISRGRAELVVGRGSAIEAFPLFGFDLKDYDALFAEKMNLLLQVREQEFVTWSGKFRPAMHQLAVYPRALQKKLPIWVGVGGTPASFIRAGSLGLPLMVAVIGGETARFRPLVDLYREAGRRAGFAPEQLKVGLHSPGYVAETDEQAIADYYPGYAELWTKLGRERGWPPVTRSQFNALIAPEGVLVVGGPERVAKKLVSHSQALGGVDRFTFQMDNAGLSHQQLLQSIELIGTKVIPLIKHSV, encoded by the coding sequence ATGGAAATAGGAATAGATAGTTTTGCATCGGCCATGTACGGAAGTAGCCTTAGCAGTGCCGATGCTATGGGACAGTTGCTGGACCGGATTGTAAGGGCCGATGAAGCAGGACTTGATGTGTTTGGCATCGGTGAGCACCATAAAAAGGAATTTCTGGACTCAGCCCCGGCAGTAATTCTTGCCGCTGCAGCTGCCAGGACCAAACAGATTCGCTTGAATAGTGCCGTGAAAGTACTAAGTACTGATGACCCCGTGCGGGTATACCAGAGTTTTGCCACCCTTGATCTTATTTCAAGGGGACGCGCAGAACTGGTGGTTGGACGTGGGTCAGCCATTGAAGCCTTCCCGCTTTTTGGATTTGACCTTAAAGATTATGATGCGCTTTTTGCCGAGAAAATGAATTTACTGCTACAGGTACGCGAGCAGGAATTTGTCACCTGGTCTGGCAAATTCAGGCCCGCCATGCATCAGCTAGCAGTTTACCCAAGAGCCCTACAGAAAAAACTACCGATATGGGTGGGAGTGGGTGGCACGCCAGCCTCTTTTATCCGCGCAGGCTCTTTAGGTTTACCGCTGATGGTGGCCGTTATTGGTGGAGAAACTGCTCGCTTTCGTCCCTTGGTAGACTTGTACCGTGAAGCAGGCCGTCGGGCAGGATTTGCACCAGAACAGTTAAAAGTCGGGCTGCATTCACCCGGTTATGTGGCCGAAACTGATGAGCAGGCTATTGCGGATTATTATCCAGGCTATGCCGAGCTGTGGACAAAATTAGGTAGAGAGCGTGGATGGCCCCCGGTGACCCGCTCGCAATTCAATGCTTTGATCGCCCCTGAAGGCGTACTGGTGGTGGGCGGACCGGAACGGGTAGCCAAAAAATTAGTAAGCCATAGCCAAGCACTTGGCGGTGTGGACCGATTTACTTTTCAAATGGATAACGCAGGATTGTCGCACCAGCAATTGTTACAATCCATAGAATTGATCGGCACCAAGGTTATTCCACTAATAAAGCACTCAGTATAA
- a CDS encoding pirin family protein: MKKKTSFSTKGQRADIGDLTIYRMLANRYADAVGPFVFLDHIIPKVHPSVMNSGTGAHPHRGIATLSYILEGEDEHFDSAGNYAKVYSGGIQWMKAGNGILHDETLNVDSTTGTNRTHAFQFWINLPSKNKAEKPEYLAIQSHEVPQKELPDDSGWIKVIVGDYEELHSSIPNYSEQFLYHIHLEPGKNFTISMDEKVEVAAFLPTKHTLLNDVEFQAGEFVEFDRNAGEIAVENNLQEASDVLLFGGEPYTEPIVAEGPFVMNSKAEIADAYRDFYAGKYGEINPQKRSVSI; encoded by the coding sequence ATGAAAAAGAAGACCAGTTTCTCCACCAAAGGTCAAAGAGCGGATATAGGAGATTTAACCATTTATAGAATGTTGGCAAATCGTTATGCTGATGCTGTGGGCCCATTTGTATTTCTGGATCATATCATTCCCAAGGTTCATCCCTCTGTAATGAATAGTGGAACCGGAGCACATCCCCATCGGGGCATCGCTACGTTGAGTTACATTCTGGAAGGAGAAGACGAGCATTTTGACAGTGCCGGCAACTATGCCAAAGTGTATTCCGGAGGAATTCAATGGATGAAAGCCGGCAACGGAATTCTTCATGATGAAACCTTAAATGTGGATTCTACAACGGGAACTAACCGCACGCATGCCTTTCAGTTCTGGATCAATCTTCCTTCCAAAAACAAAGCGGAAAAGCCTGAGTATTTAGCGATTCAGAGTCATGAAGTTCCCCAGAAAGAATTACCCGATGATAGTGGTTGGATCAAAGTCATCGTGGGTGATTATGAAGAGCTGCATTCCAGCATACCCAACTATTCTGAGCAGTTTTTATATCATATCCATCTTGAACCTGGTAAGAACTTTACCATTTCTATGGACGAAAAAGTGGAAGTGGCGGCATTCTTACCTACGAAGCATACGCTACTCAATGATGTTGAATTTCAGGCAGGAGAATTTGTAGAGTTTGACAGAAATGCGGGGGAAATAGCGGTTGAAAATAATTTACAGGAAGCTAGTGATGTCCTTTTATTCGGCGGAGAACCCTATACCGAACCCATCGTGGCTGAAGGTCCATTTGTGATGAACAGCAAGGCCGAAATAGCGGACGCCTACCGTGACTTTTATGCGGGGAAATATGGCGAAATCAATCCTCAAAAAAGAAGTGTATCAATTTAA
- a CDS encoding DUF5996 family protein, giving the protein MSHSHNLPSLHYEGNKQKKMTLHLFLQIMGKIRLKSTPRKNHWWYVTEYVSTKGITTGPVPYNEGMDTFDMTINVHQHQLEVNTSKGEFASFSLLDGISVADFYQQLSEILKRFNISISILDKPYDLKIDKPFGKITEYHHYDKAYTRDFWRILLWVDGVFKEFSGRFYGKTCPVHLYWHSMDLAVTRFSGNPAPAMPAEARLSDKDAYSHECISFGFWGGDENMPEPAFYSYTYPSPEGINQEPLMPSTAQWVDSNGSQMALLTYSDLLKTPDPRAALLDFLESAYTAGAKKADWDIETLKVPELHNI; this is encoded by the coding sequence ATGAGCCATTCACACAACCTGCCATCCCTTCACTATGAAGGGAATAAGCAAAAGAAAATGACCTTGCATCTGTTTTTACAGATCATGGGAAAGATCCGTTTGAAATCAACACCCCGCAAAAACCATTGGTGGTATGTGACCGAGTATGTATCTACAAAAGGTATCACTACCGGTCCTGTTCCTTACAATGAGGGCATGGATACCTTTGATATGACGATCAATGTCCACCAGCATCAACTGGAAGTGAACACCAGTAAAGGGGAATTTGCAAGTTTCTCCTTGCTTGATGGAATAAGCGTGGCGGATTTCTATCAGCAGCTTTCCGAAATACTCAAGCGATTCAATATTTCCATCTCAATTCTAGACAAACCCTACGACTTAAAGATTGACAAACCTTTTGGTAAGATTACGGAGTACCATCACTACGATAAAGCTTACACTAGAGACTTCTGGCGCATTCTGCTTTGGGTAGATGGGGTTTTCAAAGAGTTCAGCGGTCGCTTTTACGGAAAAACCTGTCCGGTGCATCTGTATTGGCATTCCATGGATCTGGCAGTCACCCGTTTCTCGGGCAACCCAGCACCCGCTATGCCGGCAGAGGCCAGATTATCGGACAAAGATGCCTATTCGCATGAGTGTATCAGTTTTGGTTTCTGGGGAGGTGATGAAAATATGCCCGAGCCAGCTTTCTACTCTTACACCTACCCTTCACCCGAAGGAATAAACCAGGAACCTTTGATGCCTTCTACAGCCCAATGGGTCGACAGTAACGGAAGCCAGATGGCTCTGTTAACCTACAGTGATCTGTTAAAAACACCTGATCCACGTGCAGCGCTTCTTGACTTTCTGGAATCGGCCTATACCGCCGGAGCTAAGAAAGCCGACTGGGATATTGAGACATTGAAAGTGCCGGAACTGCACAACATTTAA
- a CDS encoding pirin family protein, which yields MKTRTVELVASPKEPHLVGDGFRVHNFIPSRSGLDMQRMNPLIMLDYNSPYHFPPTDTPKGVGVHPHRGFETVTIAYKGKVAHHDSSGGGGVIGEGDIQWMTAASGILHKEYHEAEWSKAGGNFQMVQLWVNLPKKYKMSVPKYQAIKSDKINRYTLENKAGMIEVIAGEYKGTQGVASTFTPIHMLNAKLNKSGKADFHFPAHYNTVLLVVEGNIVINGNEKIPTDHLALMANDGEAFDIEATEDAIVLVLSGEPIGEPIAAHGPFVMNTREELKEAFSDFNQGKFGYLED from the coding sequence ATGAAGACAAGAACTGTAGAATTAGTAGCAAGCCCCAAAGAACCACACTTGGTCGGGGATGGCTTTCGGGTGCATAATTTCATTCCAAGCAGATCTGGACTGGATATGCAACGGATGAATCCATTGATTATGCTGGATTATAACTCGCCCTATCACTTTCCACCAACTGATACGCCAAAAGGAGTGGGTGTGCATCCGCACCGAGGTTTTGAAACGGTTACGATTGCCTACAAAGGCAAGGTAGCTCATCACGACAGTAGTGGTGGTGGTGGCGTGATTGGCGAAGGCGACATACAATGGATGACCGCAGCCAGTGGCATTTTGCATAAAGAATACCATGAAGCGGAATGGAGCAAAGCCGGGGGCAATTTTCAGATGGTACAACTTTGGGTAAATCTGCCCAAAAAGTACAAAATGAGTGTTCCGAAATATCAGGCCATCAAATCCGACAAGATCAATCGCTACACATTGGAAAACAAGGCCGGGATGATCGAAGTGATTGCCGGTGAATACAAGGGCACCCAAGGCGTCGCCTCCACGTTTACCCCCATCCACATGCTCAATGCTAAACTGAATAAGAGTGGAAAAGCCGATTTTCATTTTCCCGCTCATTATAATACAGTACTTCTGGTTGTGGAAGGGAATATTGTCATCAACGGGAACGAAAAAATACCGACCGATCATCTGGCACTTATGGCCAATGATGGTGAAGCCTTTGACATAGAAGCAACTGAAGATGCCATCGTGCTGGTGCTGAGTGGTGAACCCATTGGTGAGCCTATAGCAGCCCACGGTCCTTTTGTAATGAACACCCGAGAAGAACTGAAAGAAGCCTTTAGTGACTTCAACCAGGGAAAGTTCGGATATTTAGAAGATTAA
- a CDS encoding alpha/beta hydrolase, translating into MIIHNEPVAKAGLPLSQAKKLLIMLHGRGDRAESFIQLAEDLTAPDFAFLAPQAIQNKWYPYSFMAPISKNEPQLSLSLSGLSELMDDLDGLNFKTKDIFFLGFSQGACLTLEYCARHAKVYGGIIALTGGLLGERVDTTHYSGNFQGTPIFIGASDHDPHVPEIRIDESVAILSQMGAKVTKKIYPDMGHTINQDEINIANDMLNHLTNS; encoded by the coding sequence ATGATCATACACAATGAGCCGGTCGCCAAAGCCGGGCTACCGCTGAGTCAGGCCAAAAAATTACTGATTATGCTACATGGAAGAGGTGATAGAGCAGAATCTTTTATTCAACTGGCAGAAGATCTGACTGCGCCGGACTTTGCTTTTCTGGCGCCACAAGCCATTCAAAACAAATGGTACCCCTATAGCTTTATGGCACCCATATCAAAAAATGAGCCTCAGCTTTCTCTGAGTTTATCTGGTCTGTCAGAATTAATGGATGATCTTGACGGACTAAATTTCAAGACAAAAGACATTTTCTTCCTGGGCTTCTCTCAAGGAGCTTGCCTTACGCTTGAGTATTGCGCACGCCATGCTAAAGTATATGGAGGCATCATCGCACTGACAGGAGGACTATTGGGTGAGCGTGTGGACACCACGCATTACTCCGGAAACTTTCAAGGCACGCCCATCTTTATTGGAGCCAGTGATCATGATCCGCATGTCCCTGAAATTCGCATTGACGAATCCGTAGCGATCCTAAGCCAAATGGGAGCAAAAGTGACCAAAAAAATCTATCCAGATATGGGGCATACCATTAATCAGGATGAAATAAACATAGCCAATGATATGCTCAACCATCTCACCAATTCTTAA
- a CDS encoding YceI family protein, with amino-acid sequence METTQLTKTWAIDAAHSEIHFKVKHMMVSIVTGSFDEFEGSVKTENNDFEDAKITFTAKIDSINTKNVDRDNHLKSDDFFNAEEFPELKFTSKSFRKVEEDEYILTGNLTIRNITKEVELGVLYHGQAVDPYGNTKAGFEIKGKISRKDFGLSWNAITEAGSIVVADPIKLDLNIQLILN; translated from the coding sequence ATGGAAACGACACAATTGACAAAAACGTGGGCTATTGACGCTGCCCATTCAGAGATACATTTCAAAGTGAAACACATGATGGTTTCTATAGTAACGGGTTCTTTTGACGAATTTGAAGGGAGTGTAAAGACCGAAAACAATGATTTTGAAGATGCTAAAATAACTTTTACTGCCAAGATTGACAGCATTAATACCAAGAACGTAGACCGGGACAATCATCTTAAGTCCGATGACTTTTTCAACGCAGAAGAATTTCCTGAATTGAAGTTTACTTCAAAATCTTTCAGAAAAGTAGAGGAAGATGAATATATCCTGACAGGAAATCTCACGATAAGAAATATCACTAAAGAAGTTGAATTGGGGGTACTATACCATGGTCAAGCGGTAGATCCTTATGGGAATACCAAAGCAGGTTTTGAAATTAAGGGCAAAATCAGCAGAAAGGATTTTGGCTTGAGCTGGAACGCTATTACTGAAGCGGGTAGTATCGTAGTGGCAGACCCGATAAAACTGGATTTAAATATTCAACTTATCTTGAATTAA